The nucleotide window GTTTGGGCTAAATTGAATGCTCCGGATAGTGTTGTAATGACCTTTTACGGACATTTTTTCTACGCCGGCATCGGGCTCTAATAATCGCCAAGTATTATCTGCTCCAGCAGTTGCCAAGTATTTTCCGTCCGGGCTAAAACACAAACTATACACCGAATTACGGTGCTTCCGAAACTCCTCCTGCCATTTCTCCGGAAATGTCCATATCTGAATGGAATTATCCCGGCTGCAAGCTGCAACAGTATTGCCTTTTGGAGAAAAACAAACCTCTTCAACAGCATCTTTAAATCCTTCAAAGGTGTATAAGCAACTCCCTGTTTGCCAGTTCCATACTTTTACTGTCCTATCGCTGCTTCCGGAAAGCAGTAAGTCTCCATCCGGGCTTAATGAAAGTGAATTGACACTGGCGGTATGGCCACTTAGCACACGAACGGTATCCATTGCTTGGATGTCCCATACAAATATTTGCCGGTCGCTACTGCCGGAAAATAAATATCGCCCGTCTTTAGAAAAACATACTGAATTTACATCGCTTTTATGCCCACGTAATACCTTAAATTTCTGGCCAAAAGTAAAACTACCGATTCCGAATAGAAACAAAAAGAGTAGAGATTTTACAACGTTCATGGCTACATTTTTTTACTACTACACAAAAACAGTGCCTATTTTGATGCTGTTTTCTTTTTGTAGTTACTATTTTGGTTTATACAAGTAAGATCTCAATAGCATCCTATCTTATAGTAAGTTTAATTTGAGTTGCTGGTTTCTTAAAAAAGAGCGCCTATGCCAATAACATATTCCTATTTTTTTTATTATATTTCGGTGATACTCAGTAGGATAGCCTTTGTTTTGCTGCCAATTGTAGTCTGGAAAGGTTTTATCAAGATGCACCATTAAATCATCCCGAAAGGTTTTGGCCAAAATAGAAGCTGCCGCAATCGAGAGTAATTTTGAATCTCCCTTCACTACACATTGAAAGGGGATAGTTGGATGCCGGAATTGATTTCCATCTATAACTAAAAATTCTGGTTGAATAGACAAAAGGCTGATTGCTTCTTGCATTGCAAGAATGGAGGCATTTAGAATATTCAAGCTATCTATTTGAGCTGGTGAGGCACTTCCTATATTCCAAGCTAAGGCATTTTGCAAAATCTCATCCCTTAGCGCATAACGTTTAGCCGGTGTTAATTGTTTGGAGTCTTTAATATCTGGGTGTGTATAATCTCTGGGCAGGATAACGGCTGCTGCGATTACAGGACCGGCTAAGCAGCCACGCCCTGCTTCATCCACACCAGCTTCATATAAGCTATCTCCAAAGCGTACCGGTAAACTCATCTATTTTTTAGTTAAATTAGGTATTATGAGCAGGATGTTTTAAGTTTTTAATATAATTATTATCAATATGTTAGATTTAAAAATCGATTTAACGTATAATAGAAAAGAGGTTCAAATTTTTGAACCTCTTTTCTATTACCTAAGTTTTTGGAGACAAGCAAAGCTATTTTACAAAAGATTTATTTGCTTATTTTACTAAAACTTTTGGGGCTGCGCCTTTGATTTCTGCATTTGCAAAAGCCTCATATTGAGCAAAGTTTTTGATAAATCGTGCTGCTAAATCATTTGCTTTGGCATCATAGGCAGATTTATCTACCCATGTATTGCGTGGGTTTAGCAGCTCGGCAGGAACTGCCGGTACTGCATTGGGAATAGCTAACCCAAAAATAGGGTCTTTTTCAAAAGTAGCATTATTTAGTTGTCCATTTAAGGCTGCGGTAATCATTGCTCTGGTGTAGCTAAGTTTCATTCGGCTACCCACGCCATAAGGGCCGCCTGTCCAACCGGTATTAACCAACCAAACGTTTACATTGCCGGCTTTTAGTTTTTCTCCCAACATCTCTGCGTATTTGGTAGGGTGCAAGGGTAAAAAAGCTTTTCCAAAACAGGCCGAAAATGTTGTTTGGGGTTCTGTAACTCCAGCTTCTGTTCCGGCAACCTTGGCGGTATAGCCGGAAATAAAGTGATACATTGCTTGACCCACATCTAACTTTGAGATAGGAGGTAAAACACCAAAGGCATCACAGGTAAGTAAGAAAATGTTCTTAGGAACTCCACCCAAAGAGGGTTCTACTGCATTTGAAATGTAGTGAATCGGGTAAGCAACGCGGGTGTTTTCGGTGATTTTGGTACTTTTGAAATCAATAGTACGGGAATCTTCACAGAATGTAGTATTTTCTACCAGAGAGCCAAATTTGATTGCATCCCAGATTTGGGGTTCTTTTTCTTTGGATAGGTCAATACACTTTGCGTAGCATCCGCCTTCAAAGTTAAACGTGCCGGAGTCTGTCCAGCCGTGTTCGTCATCCCCAATTAGCCCACGTTCGGGGTCTGCTGAAAGGGTTGTTTTACCTGTGCCGGATAACCCAAAGAAAATGGCGGTATCACCGTCTTTTCCGATATTGGCAGAGCAGTGCATCGGAAGAACTCCTTTGAACGGAAGCAGATAGTTCATCACGGTGAAAATTCCTTTTTTGATTTCTCCGGTATAAGCAGAGCCACCGATTAAAATGATTTTTTTAGTGAAGTTTACGATAGAGAAGTTATGCTGTCTGGTACCGTCTATGTTTTTGTTTGCATAGAATCCGGGTACTGCTAACACCGTGAATTCTGGGCTAAAGTTCTTTAACTCATCTAATTGCGGGCGCAAAAATAGGTTATTAGCGAATAAGTTTTGCCAAGGAAACTCTGTTACTACCCGAATAGGCAGGCGGTAGCGAGGGTCAGCTCCGGCGTAAGCGTCACGCACATAGAGATCCCGACCTTGAAGATATGCTAACACACGAACATACAACTTGTCAAAATTTTCGGAAGAAAACTCGTTGTTAATATCTCCCCACCAAACATGGTCTTTGGTATTATCATCTTTAACCACAAACTTATCTTTGGGGGAACGTCCGGTAAACTCGCCCGTTTTCACAACAAGCCCACCATTATCGGCCAATACACCTTCGTCTTTTACTAAGGTATGCTCGACCAACTCAGCCGGAGTTAAATTATAATAAATTTTACGAACTCCGGTAACATTTAAGTATCCAAGAATTTCTTGGCTAAGGGATTGATTCATAAATAATTAAGATTTATTTGTTTGTCTTTAAATTTTAATGCAAATTTCCGGTATTTTAATGTAACTTGCAAGCCTTTATTACGCTATTTTGTTAAAGCATTTTTCCTTAAAATAAATTAATAACAAACGATTTAAGGTAAAGATAGAGGAAATAAAGTATTTTTAACAAAATTGGATTTTGGTTCAAAAAAATAATGTAAAGAGCGACTTAGGATAGTTCGATGGTAATTTTTTAATTATTTCCAACGTTATTCAGAAGAGTTTGTGTTTTTTTTGAAATGATTAAAACCTAAGGGTTCAATCGGGATTTGTTCGCCTATATCGGTTTCTAAGATTATACCATCTTCAAGGTTTTTGATAGCGCCAATAATCTGAATTTTTTCATCATGTTGAATTTTTTCATAGTCGCTGAGTGGGACGGTAAACAGAAGTTCATAATCTTCACCGCCGTTTAGGGCATAGGTAATTGGGGATATATCAAAAAGTTCGGCTACTTTGGCAGTTTCAGTGTCAATTGGGATACGGTCTGCGTATAAAACAGCACCGGTATGAGATGCAGCGCAGATATGATGAATTTCATTGGAGAGGCCATCACTAATATCAATCATTGCCGTTGGAGTGATATTGAGTTCTTCTAATCGTTCTACAATTTCTTTTCTGGCTTCGGGGCGTAGTTGGCGGGAGATTACGTAGCTAAATTCAGATAAAACTGGCTGAATATCATTATTTTGCAAAAAAACTTGTTTTTCACGCTGTAAAATTTGTAATCCGGCATAAGCTGCACCTAAATTTCCAGAAACACAAATCAGGTCATTTAGATTTGCACCACTTCGATAGGATATTTTTTCTGGTTGTGCAAGCCCTACTGCTGTGATGCTTATCATCAGATAATTAGGTGAATAGGTCGTATCGCCTCCCAGTAAATCTATTTGATAACGTTGGCAAGCTAAGCGAATCCCTTGATAAATTTCTTCAATAAATTCTATGGAAAGGTATTTGGGTATTGCTATTCCGACTACAATACCCGTTGGTATTGCGTTCATGGCATAGACATCACTTAGATTTGTCGTAACGGCTTTATAACCAAGATGTTTTGCCGGATGATACATTAAATCAAAGTGAATGTGCTCTACAAGTAAATCAGTAGTGATAACTTGGGCTTTGGATTCCCCCAAAGAGACTACGGCGCAGTCATCACCAACTGTTTTTTGGGTTTGTGAATGATATATGGGAAAGTTTTGCGTTAGCTTAGTAATTAATTCAAATTCAGATATTTCTGATAGAGAGGTGTGCTGCATAGCAAAGGTGTACGAATTAGATTTCGTTCAGTTTTAGGTTTTTTAGAACAAGGTTATCGCGTATTTTATCAGGGATAAATTTAGCTAAGAATGCTTGGATTTTAGCATCTTGTCCTACTACGTAGCGTGTTTTGGGCTTTGAGGCTTCTAATGCGTGAATAACTGCATCTGCTACGGATTCGGGTGTTCCGCCTCTGGCGGCTGTTTTTAGGATTATTTTTCGGAATCTATCAATATACGGGCGGTAGAGAGCTGTTTTTTCAGGGTCAATTCTATTTTCGAGGTCGATAGCGGCTTCGTTGGATTTTTCCCAAATGGGGGTAACAATTCTGCCGGGTTCAATAATAGAAACTTGAATTTCCCATGGTTTAAGTTCCATTCGTAGTGAATCTGTGATGGCTTCTAAGGCAAATTTAGAACTGCAATAAGGCCCGGTAAAAGGTATCGCCATTCGTCCGCTGATTGAACCAATATTAACAATTCTTCCTTTGGAAGCTCTTAGTAGATTTATAAATGCTTGAATAACAGATAACTGCCCAAATACATTAACTTCAAATTGTTTACGAATATCTTCTATGGGTATTGCTTCTAACGGGCAAGCTACTGCTATTCCGGCGTTATTAACTAAGCCATGAAAACCTTCTGAGCCGATCTGGGTGGTGATTATAGAAGCGGCATCTTGAATAGATTCCGGCTGGGTAACATCCAAAAATATTGGGATAGCTCTATTTTTGCTTTCTTGTTTTAACTTTTCGGCATCTTGTTCTTTTCTGACTCCGGCAAACACCCGCCAGCCGCTATTGAGCAGTATATGTACGCAGGCTTTACCTATTCCGGTTGAAGCACCGGTTACCAAAACCGATTTCATTTGTTAAATTCTTCCGGTATTAAAGTCATTTCGGTATTTCCGTTGTCTTTTAGTTCTACTTTTAAGGCAGAGATAGATTGAACATACCAGGTATCTACAACACTGTTTCTATCAATAGTTAATACGGTTCCGGCTAATTTCCATGTACCTAAACTGCTATCTGGCTGGCCTGTGCAGCGATAATAATTATAGTACCAACGAAAATCCCGCGTAGCGTTTGGCTTAAATCTCAAAACATCATCTTTATCGCAGTTTTGTATAGTAGAGACACCGGCAGTTTTGATGTCCGCAATCATCCAAGTTTTGGTCGTATTAGAAAGCATCTGGTTGTTATTGGGAGTATATATTTGGATTGGTTTGGGCATCGTTGTTCCGGAAATTAATGGGATAATGGTGTTATATGCAGAAGTAGAGTTGTTTAGATTTCCTTTGGTTACCCGGATGTAGTATAAAATAGCATCTAATGGCTCAAAAAGAATTTTACCGGTTGCGTCTGTTTTCCCTGTTTTTACAGCACCAGTATCATTGTAGTATGCTGACTTAGAGGAGTATAACTTTACTTCTGCATCACTAACTGCATTTGAACTGGTATCGGTTACAGTAATGCTCAATGAGGTAGGCTCTGCTGTTTTATCTTCTTTTTTGCAACTCCAAAAGGAGAGTAGTAAAAGTGCCGTAATGAAAAAGTATTTCATAAAAGTTAGTATTTTTTTAGTTAGATAAATGTTTTCTCTGCAAGATAGAGAAATTATCTTCAATTTGAATGGTGTTTGTTAATGTCCCGAGTTTTTCGATAGTTAAGCTGACGGTATCGCCGGCATTTAGCCATTGAACGGGATAATTGGGGTTTTGGAGCAAGCCTGTTCCATTTAGTTCTAAGAAACAACCCGTTCCAACAGTTCCAGAGCCAATAACTTCACCCGGGTAAATAGTTACTCCATAAGAGCAACGTTCAATGATTTCTGCAAACGTCCAGTCCATATCTGCTACGTTTCCTGTAGAAACCTGAATACCGTTTACATGGGCAGCCATAGATAGTTTGTATTGTACTCCAATATGTCCTTTTCGGGTGGGATGTAGCAAAGGAGCAAGTTCATCTTTAGTAACGATGTATGGACCAATAGAGGTAGCAAAGTCTTTGCCTTTTGCTGGGCCAAGGTTGAGCAACATTTCTTCCATTTGCAGTGTTCTTGCGCTCCAGTCATTCATGATAGTATAACCAAAGATATGGTCATCTGCAAATTCAGCGCGGATATTCCTGCCAGTTTTCCCGATTACGGCTGCCACTTCTAATTCAAAGTCTAATTTTTGAAAATGGTCAGCCATAAAAAGGAGTTCGCCCGGCCCCTTAATAGCTTGATGGTTTGTGAAATAAAAAATAGGATACTGGTCAAATTCCGGTATCATAGGTGCTTTGCGGTTTCTGCGGGCAGTTTCCACGTGTTGGCGAAAAGCATATCCGTCTCTACAAGCAGGAGGCTTAGGAATTGGCGCATTGATATTAACTGACGACTCCGAAAAAATAAGTTCTTGAAAATCTCCTAATTGATACCGTTTTACCAATTCATATAGAACTGGTTCAGTAACAGATAATTCGTTTAGCAAAGACAACATACATGGCGGGATGATTTTGCCTAATTTTTGGGCAGCAGCCGGAATATCTAATAGCCCTTCCTCCCACACAAGTGCAATAGACTGTTGGTTTTCTTTTGACGAATAAGTCGCTAATCTCATCTGCGGCTAAATTAAAACTTTTTACAATAGATTTTATATTTAGTTAAGGATTTATGAAGATAAAGATGAAAGTATTACCGACACGAGATAGTGAAATGCTCAATCAATTGATACAAGAGATGGGCTTACAAGAGGTTGTAATTGATGCTACTGAACGCCAGATACAACGACCAAAGGATTATGAGGTTCAAAAGGAATATTATAGCGGTAAAAAAAAACTCATACGCTCAAGAACACCATTATCACTGATAAAACGACTTCTTACGTAATATTTTTAGGCGAAACATACGAAGGAAAAGAACATGATAAAACGATACTTGAATACGAAGAAATAGACCTTAAAGAAGAAATAAAAGGATATCTTGATATTGCTTATTTAAACGTAAAAATAAAAAATCTGACAGCCATTTTGCCAACTAAAAAGCCAAAAGGAAAAGAGTTAACAGAGGAACAAAAACAGCAAAACAAAGAAAAATCAAAAATAAGACTGAGTGTAGAACCTTATTTATTCTTAGCGATAAATTACGTGTGAAAAAATACGAACAGCACGACAAACTAATGCTATTAGGATGCGCTCTGCACAACCTAAGAATTTAATGCAGAAAATCAATAACAAATTAACTTATATAAAGTCTATTATTCATTCGTGTCAATTAGTTCAAAAACCAACTCTGTCAATGTATTCACGTCACTTTCAATGGTTCCTTGCATATATCGTTCATAAACGCTTTTGTTGTTTGGTGGATTAAGATTTAATCTCAATCCCTTTTCCAAAGCCAACAGTCTTAAAAACTCTCTTTGTGCTCGCCCATTACCTTCTCTGAAAGGGTGTAAATAGTTTACATTGTCTAATATCTCTGATAATTTTTCGGCTAAATTTCTTTTGTTGATTTTTAGAATTTTCCTGAACTCGCCAATTAACTGGTCAATGTATCGAAATGCATTGTCAAAATGAGAAGTAGGGAAAAACTGTTTACCGCCTTTACTAATTTCAACTGTTCGCCTTTTCCCTGCCCAAACATATATATCCTGAAATAAATATCCATGAATTTCAAAAAGGCTGTCAATACCCTTTATTTTTATCGGGTTTTCGTAAAGTTCTTGAAGTCGTTTTGTTACGATACTGCTCTCAACAAAGAGCAATACATCAGGGTCTGTAATGTCTTGTAAATTCCGTAAAAGTCCTGTCTTTGGGTCAGTGTAGGTGAAATCAGGGTCTATGTATTTGTATGAATTAGACATAGGCTTTTTCTTTGGCGAATGTTACAAGTTCTGGTAGTGATATTTTTCCTGTTACATAGTCTCTAATTATTTCAATACCCTTTGGTGTTGGTTTAAAGCCTTCAAACATATTACTACCCAAAGCGTTTGCAGTGCTTTCCAAGGTTTTCAAATCCGAAAACTTAACGCCCATTATTGTTAGATTGCTTCTATCTATTTCAATTGTGTTATACATGTTTTTCAGTCTTAAATTCTTTTCAAATATACAAAACATTTAGGTCAAATTGCATGTTTATTGTCGGTTTAGAATGATGTATAACGCAGCACTTGATAAAATCAGGGCAAGCTCTGCGTTGAGCGACGTTCGTTTTGGATGGGAGTGTTTGCACAGCAAAACACGAAGAACAAAACTACGCCGCAGGCGTAATGTCGCTCAACGGGCTCGCGGCTTGGCGATGGGCGGGATTTTAGCACCAAAGTTGATACGAAGCACATAGTTCAAATTTAGCAAAAAGTTTCATACGAAGCACGTCACCCCGCCTATTGCCAACACAATGTTAGCAGCAGAGCTATCACGTTCGCTCTATTTTTCCGTTTACTTTCAGTTTAATTACTTCAATGTTGTCAAGTCCGTCATTGTCCACAACCTTAACAGCAATGTTGTGTTGTCCTGCTTTGAATTTGTGTGTTTGTTTTCCGTCTTTGTCAATAAGCACTTGTGGTTTGAAACCTTTGCCAGCTTTGTAGTCAAAGTCCCAAGCGTAAAATTCGATTCCTGCGTTGCTTTGTGCAGTCGCAATAAATTCAATTTCTCTAAGTTCTTTTTTGTCTTTTCCGTTGTCATTGATTGTAACTGTCAAGGTTGGTTTTTTAGCAATAGGAACAATGTCCTCAACTGTTACAAGTTTGATGATAATATTTTCTTTGTTCTTCAAACGTGCAACTTCTTCAACAGCACCTTTACCAAAAGAAAAAGCGATAATGAAGCCGACAGGCTTCATTATCGCTTGGTTCTTTTCAAAAAGTTTTTTGTCTGAACGCTGAACTGCCGAAAGAAAATTGTCAATTACATTTCGTCCGATGTTGTCGCTACGTTTTACTTGTATTGGCGTGTTATCTTTTGTTTTTCCGTCAAGTCCTAAATCGCCACGTTGTTTGCTGTTTGATGTTCCTCCAAATTGTGTAACTATCCAACTTTCAAATTTAAAAGCATCTTTGTATCGAAGTGTGTCGTAGTCATATTTATGAAGTTGTGTAATGAAAGGTTTGCTAAACAAATCTTGTTGCAAGTTCAACCTAAATTCTGTTACTTTAATTGCTTGAACAGACTGGTCAATACCAATCCATCGTCTATTAAATTTATCTGCTGCTGCAACTGTTGTTCCACCACCAACAAAAGGGTCAAGCACAATGTCGCCTTCATTACTTGCAGCTTCAATAATTCTTTGAAGCAATGCAAAAGGTTTTTGCGTTGGATAACCAATTCGCTCACTTTTTGGGATTAGAAAATCTTCCCAAATATCGTCTAAGGATTTTCCGGGCATTTCGTCCAAATAGTGTTTTAAATATGGTTTGCCTTTTTCTGAATAATACAATTTCCCTTCTGCTTCAAATTTTTCAAAATTTGCTTTTGAATATGCCCAATATCTACCAACAGGTGGCTTTACGCCTTTCCATTCAAATGAAGTGTCGCCACCACCTTTTGCAGCGGACAAATCAGATGCTTTAAATCTTCTGCCGTTTTCATCTACTTTGTTATATGCCGCTTGGGCGTATTCTTCCGTGTATTTTTGATAAACAGGATTAAAGGTGAAGCCTTTGTTTTCTTTTGCGTAGAAAAAAATTGTGTCGTATGTTCTGCCAAAATGTTTTGCACCTTGTTTTGTGTCATTGTGCGTTGTTGTCCTTTTCCAAATTATTTCATTCTTGAAATTTTGTCCACCAAAAATTCTATCTAAAATTTCTGTCCGTATGTATGCGTTAGCGTGCCAATCGCAATGCAAAAAAATTGTTCCCGTCTTTTTTAAAATTCTGTGCATTTCAATAACTCTTTCTTTGAGCCAAGCAATGTAATGATCAATACCACCGCTAAAACGGTCTTCAAAACTGCGAACTTCGCCTTTGTCGCCCCAAATTACTTCGTAAGTTCTGTTGCTAAAAAATGGTGGGTCAAGATAAATCAAGTCCACGCTTTCGCTGTCAATGCTTTTTAGAATTTCAAGGTTGTCACCAAGAATTAGTTTGTTTACTTCCATTTGTCGCTCCGTTTAGAGTAACAAAGTTAATAATCTTTGTCGGCTGTGAATGTTCGTGTCCGCAGTGTCCCGTTAGCTTTGCCACTAACTATTTAATTGACGAAGTTCCAAGAAAAAAAGAGGATTCCAAAATGAATTTTGGGATTTCGGTGTTTTTTTTCTTGGGATATAATTCTGGTGGGTTCTAAAAATCAGTTTTTTTATTTTTTTCAGGCACAAATCAGAACTCTTTTAAAATCTGGGCTGAAAAAGTAAGCAATTGTACAAATTATTTTTTTAATTCACATACAAATTTTTAATTCGCAATTAACTAACTAATTAATAGCATATTACGATGTAAATAAATTTAATCTTTGAACTTGTTCAAGCCTGAATAAGTTGTAGGTAAGGTTTATGAGTTCGATTATTCCTGTTGCTCTTGCTATTCCTACAGATTTAACCGCAAGCCCGTTCATGCTTTGTTCCATAAAACCAAATACGTGTTCCACTCTTACCCTTGTGATGTCATATTGTTTTCGTGTTAAATTATATGCAAACATACATATAATTGCTTGAATAACAATGATTTAAATTATAGAACCCACCGTAAAACTTTTAGGCGAAACATACAAAGGAAAAGAGTTAACGGAGGAACAAAAACAGTAAAACAAGGAAAAATCAAAAATAAGAGTGAGTGTAGAACATAGTATTAGCGGGATCAAACGCTTATTTATCCTTAGCTACAAATTACGTGTGAAAAAATACGAACAGCACGACAAACTAATGCTATTAGGGTGCGCCCTGCACAACTTTAGAATTAAATGTAGAAAATCAATAACAAATTAACTTATATAAAGTCTAATGTATAGTTAGTAGTCAAACGGGCTTTCATCAGTTTCTGTTTTTTCTTCACCTGTTAAAAATTCGTCTATAAACCCTTCAATGTTTGAAGCCTTAAAGCGAACTGTTTCATACAAATCATAAATTGCTCTGTCGTCAGGAAATGCCCATTCAGAGTTGCCCCAACCGTCTATAAATTCAAGTCTATAACCGTCTGTCCATTCAGAGGCCCCTTCATCGTAAAAATATTTTGATTGATACTTATACAATCGTAAACTTTTGTCTAAGACTTTACATGTATAGACATTGTCTGCCAATACCTCACTGCCAGAAAGTGATGATGGTTTGCTGCGATTTACTTCCCACTTAATAGTTCCTTCTTTAGTGTCCCGATTAAGTTTGGATATTATTTTAATGCTATGCTTTGTGCTCATGTTACAATGATTTGCCTTTGTTTTGTTTAATGTTTTCTAATTGTCTAATGATTTCTATCAAACTGCCATAAACTATCCAAACGTCATCATA belongs to Bacteroidia bacterium and includes:
- a CDS encoding ribonuclease HII, whose amino-acid sequence is MSLPVRFGDSLYEAGVDEAGRGCLAGPVIAAAVILPRDYTHPDIKDSKQLTPAKRYALRDEILQNALAWNIGSASPAQIDSLNILNASILAMQEAISLLSIQPEFLVIDGNQFRHPTIPFQCVVKGDSKLLSIAAASILAKTFRDDLMVHLDKTFPDYNWQQNKGYPTEYHRNIIKKIGICYWHRRSFLRNQQLKLNLL
- the pckA gene encoding phosphoenolpyruvate carboxykinase (ATP), producing the protein MNQSLSQEILGYLNVTGVRKIYYNLTPAELVEHTLVKDEGVLADNGGLVVKTGEFTGRSPKDKFVVKDDNTKDHVWWGDINNEFSSENFDKLYVRVLAYLQGRDLYVRDAYAGADPRYRLPIRVVTEFPWQNLFANNLFLRPQLDELKNFSPEFTVLAVPGFYANKNIDGTRQHNFSIVNFTKKIILIGGSAYTGEIKKGIFTVMNYLLPFKGVLPMHCSANIGKDGDTAIFFGLSGTGKTTLSADPERGLIGDDEHGWTDSGTFNFEGGCYAKCIDLSKEKEPQIWDAIKFGSLVENTTFCEDSRTIDFKSTKITENTRVAYPIHYISNAVEPSLGGVPKNIFLLTCDAFGVLPPISKLDVGQAMYHFISGYTAKVAGTEAGVTEPQTTFSACFGKAFLPLHPTKYAEMLGEKLKAGNVNVWLVNTGWTGGPYGVGSRMKLSYTRAMITAALNGQLNNATFEKDPIFGLAIPNAVPAVPAELLNPRNTWVDKSAYDAKANDLAARFIKNFAQYEAFANAEIKGAAPKVLVK
- the thiL gene encoding thiamine-phosphate kinase, with the protein product MQHTSLSEISEFELITKLTQNFPIYHSQTQKTVGDDCAVVSLGESKAQVITTDLLVEHIHFDLMYHPAKHLGYKAVTTNLSDVYAMNAIPTGIVVGIAIPKYLSIEFIEEIYQGIRLACQRYQIDLLGGDTTYSPNYLMISITAVGLAQPEKISYRSGANLNDLICVSGNLGAAYAGLQILQREKQVFLQNNDIQPVLSEFSYVISRQLRPEARKEIVERLEELNITPTAMIDISDGLSNEIHHICAASHTGAVLYADRIPIDTETAKVAELFDISPITYALNGGEDYELLFTVPLSDYEKIQHDEKIQIIGAIKNLEDGIILETDIGEQIPIEPLGFNHFKKNTNSSE
- a CDS encoding SDR family oxidoreductase — encoded protein: MKSVLVTGASTGIGKACVHILLNSGWRVFAGVRKEQDAEKLKQESKNRAIPIFLDVTQPESIQDAASIITTQIGSEGFHGLVNNAGIAVACPLEAIPIEDIRKQFEVNVFGQLSVIQAFINLLRASKGRIVNIGSISGRMAIPFTGPYCSSKFALEAITDSLRMELKPWEIQVSIIEPGRIVTPIWEKSNEAAIDLENRIDPEKTALYRPYIDRFRKIILKTAARGGTPESVADAVIHALEASKPKTRYVVGQDAKIQAFLAKFIPDKIRDNLVLKNLKLNEI
- a CDS encoding carboxypeptidase-like regulatory domain-containing protein — translated: MKYFFITALLLLSFWSCKKEDKTAEPTSLSITVTDTSSNAVSDAEVKLYSSKSAYYNDTGAVKTGKTDATGKILFEPLDAILYYIRVTKGNLNNSTSAYNTIIPLISGTTMPKPIQIYTPNNNQMLSNTTKTWMIADIKTAGVSTIQNCDKDDVLRFKPNATRDFRWYYNYYRCTGQPDSSLGTWKLAGTVLTIDRNSVVDTWYVQSISALKVELKDNGNTEMTLIPEEFNK
- a CDS encoding fumarylacetoacetate hydrolase family protein; protein product: MRLATYSSKENQQSIALVWEEGLLDIPAAAQKLGKIIPPCMLSLLNELSVTEPVLYELVKRYQLGDFQELIFSESSVNINAPIPKPPACRDGYAFRQHVETARRNRKAPMIPEFDQYPIFYFTNHQAIKGPGELLFMADHFQKLDFELEVAAVIGKTGRNIRAEFADDHIFGYTIMNDWSARTLQMEEMLLNLGPAKGKDFATSIGPYIVTKDELAPLLHPTRKGHIGVQYKLSMAAHVNGIQVSTGNVADMDWTFAEIIERCSYGVTIYPGEVIGSGTVGTGCFLELNGTGLLQNPNYPVQWLNAGDTVSLTIEKLGTLTNTIQIEDNFSILQRKHLSN
- a CDS encoding transposase family protein, translated to MKIKMKVLPTRDSEMLNQLIQEMGLQEVVIDATERQIQRPKDYEVQKEYYSGKKKLIRSRTPLSLIKRLLT
- a CDS encoding Fic family protein, translated to MSNSYKYIDPDFTYTDPKTGLLRNLQDITDPDVLLFVESSIVTKRLQELYENPIKIKGIDSLFEIHGYLFQDIYVWAGKRRTVEISKGGKQFFPTSHFDNAFRYIDQLIGEFRKILKINKRNLAEKLSEILDNVNYLHPFREGNGRAQREFLRLLALEKGLRLNLNPPNNKSVYERYMQGTIESDVNTLTELVFELIDTNE
- a CDS encoding antitoxin VbhA family protein, whose translation is MYNTIEIDRSNLTIMGVKFSDLKTLESTANALGSNMFEGFKPTPKGIEIIRDYVTGKISLPELVTFAKEKAYV
- a CDS encoding site-specific DNA-methyltransferase, with product MEVNKLILGDNLEILKSIDSESVDLIYLDPPFFSNRTYEVIWGDKGEVRSFEDRFSGGIDHYIAWLKERVIEMHRILKKTGTIFLHCDWHANAYIRTEILDRIFGGQNFKNEIIWKRTTTHNDTKQGAKHFGRTYDTIFFYAKENKGFTFNPVYQKYTEEYAQAAYNKVDENGRRFKASDLSAAKGGGDTSFEWKGVKPPVGRYWAYSKANFEKFEAEGKLYYSEKGKPYLKHYLDEMPGKSLDDIWEDFLIPKSERIGYPTQKPFALLQRIIEAASNEGDIVLDPFVGGGTTVAAADKFNRRWIGIDQSVQAIKVTEFRLNLQQDLFSKPFITQLHKYDYDTLRYKDAFKFESWIVTQFGGTSNSKQRGDLGLDGKTKDNTPIQVKRSDNIGRNVIDNFLSAVQRSDKKLFEKNQAIMKPVGFIIAFSFGKGAVEEVARLKNKENIIIKLVTVEDIVPIAKKPTLTVTINDNGKDKKELREIEFIATAQSNAGIEFYAWDFDYKAGKGFKPQVLIDKDGKQTHKFKAGQHNIAVKVVDNDGLDNIEVIKLKVNGKIERT